Below is a window of Ananas comosus cultivar F153 linkage group 9, ASM154086v1, whole genome shotgun sequence DNA.
tggagtcggtaatcaccttgtaatcttttctcttagtgaattattttttcgcgtgttggtcccgtgggtttttctccaagttggagttttcccacataaatctcggtgtgctttttattttccgcatttatttttattgcatcgagatttgtggtttttggccgttcacctattcacccccctctaggtgatagatacaatctagatagatccttaggctcctcaaaactttcacccCGGCGCGCTACCAACGAGAAAAGCCTAAAATCAGCTAAGTCTTGAAAATCGggctcttgggaaccggtctcttcgagaggaaccggtctcccgaggaccggtctctcggggagagaccggttcccgaacgcgagaAAGGCCCCTGGTAGCATAGgctgctcttggggaccggtcccaagtcggggagatcggtccctccgCACGAATTCTGCCCAGTGAAGGCAggttgagagatgaaaagttgagggactaaaatggattttgttacaatagaggggctTATAAGCCCACTCCCTCTAtcattctctcatttctctctctctctctctcactcctcatattctctccctctctctctagaaagagaagaagaacaagaagaacaaggaggagaggaaggaaaaggagaagaagaaaaagggaggagaagaagaaggagatcaagagaaaggccttggacaccttcatctccctctcctcttctctttggtgtagctcaagaggtaagctaccaaaccctagctttgtgaacttagggtttttgggttttgagctttgagatgaggtcaaatAGACTTCTAGCACCTttgttggtggattagagctagaggctagggtttcatggtgcaaatggcatgatgctaaccctagggcacccaaaatgggatttttgaaaatagatgagattgatctcatttgaggtcttgtaaacctaattggtaggtcacaaaacgcgggggcgaagtcgatttcacGATTCGACTAGTGGATTgggagctatcggcgaaatacggCAGATTTAGCATTGTCTTGGACCAAGGAAGGCTAAAACcatttcgtaaagttcgccgaggaacatttctaaagcctctacattgataaaaggtggggggtgccatccgaaactttcgaactcctttctatatCTTAGATTGCACTTAATCTCATATCTTACATGTtgtattgtaggattgcatagtagtaccattccttatgctttctaattgataacttAGTgcacttggaacgcttggtaacttagatggGTGAGGATTGGGtaggaacatggatcctatgatgcgaaagaagagagagaacccGATAGgagtgttgatgacatagaaggTGGtgtttaatgttaaagaacaaatgagtggcatccaaatgttaaagaataacgagtggcattaatgtagtgtaaatgatactggaggtttgagaacctagggataggtggatcccttagaaaatgtcttgtggataaagaacttagtaaacctaagtgccctcacatggagaggttgtcgatgagttattaagatattgaccctagtcgtagggcatcctcacttggagaggattcgattgggttgttgatcctagttgtagggcatcctcacttggagaggattcgattgggttgttgaccctagttgtagggcatcctcacttggagaggattcgattgggttgttgaccctagttgtagggcatcctcacttggagaggattcgattgggttgttgaccctagttgtagggcatcctcacttggagaggattcgattgggttgttgaccctagttgtagggcatcctcacttggagaggattcgattgggttgttgaccctagttgtagggcatcctcacttggagaggattcgattgggttgttgaccctagttgtagggcatcctcacttggagaggattcgattgggttgttgaccctagttgtagggcatcctcacttggagaggattcgattgggttgttgaccctagttgtagggtatcctcacttggagaggattgatctagctcacagtctgcttttggggtggtatagccatccatatcccgACATGGAGggtctagctcacagtctgcttttggagtggtatagccatccatatcccgacatggaggggattgtcgtcgagtactccggagtgtcgggcgattaggaccacttggaggtccagaccacatggaggtccgcagacggtcccgggcttgggagcacttggagctcccttcccactttgggattgaaatgTGAGTTATTGGTGAACCCAAGGGTttcgctacagattgggtaaaagaacagtgaacaatgtcattgaacattattattcgaacatggatcgaattcgttagcatgatagtaaacctttactatatgatgcatgcattcattaaaCATGATCATGGGCAGAGTAGTATAGATTTCCTTTATGCCTTTCCTGCtttgagatatctatctatctatctacctgttgttgcttgtgcccacttggacctagtggggagatcggcagagtcgacggccgagcccactgggaactatgaaagatagttctcaccccactctatttccagtggaaggtacagggctgccgagagaggaccgcggcaagggcattgcGCCCGACCaatgagaccgtggtagtatagtagctttcctttttgcattagtacacctatgtattgagagagattcattgtaggtgaggatttggagagctatgtattttggatgaaagatgtaaacatttaaagaaaatgatgtaaatgaaaaggatgaactattgtaatagttagcaaagtactctctttatttcacatgttattcctgtggattacttgctcttgtagttgctggcactatttgtgccccgttgaatgtgtatgtttagaatttaaatttctggaaaattcttgtacacattcttgttgtgagtcttgggcggacatgggaggtactgtccgttcggcggtccgcttgccacgcccgaatcgtgccaaattagtagtggtttcggggcaggGCGTGACACCCATGAAGCTTGTAGACAGTATCGACAAAGACTCGGGCAACTTCCATAGTCGAAAAGGGATGCTTTAAGGGTATAAAGTGAGCACACTTCGTTAATCTGTCAACTATGACCAAAATAGTATCTTTTCCCTCTGATTTGGGTAGGGACTCGATAAAGTCCATGCTAATATCCTCCCAAATTTGATTCGGAATGAGCAGAGTTTGGAGTAAGCCGGAAGGAGCCTGATTATCAACTTTATTTGGTGCACAAACGCCACACTGCCGAACCATATACTCTATTGCCTTCTTCATTCCCCTCCAATGAAAATGCCTTTTAATCCTTTGGTATGTATGTTCAACCCTGGAATGTCCCCCTATAGCCGAGTCGTGAAATTGGTTGAGGAGTTTGCTTCTCAAACCCCCTGTGCTTCCAACACATATTTTCCTTTTATATCTTAAAAGGCCCTGATTGAAAGTGTAGCAATCATAGTCTCCCGGCTTCAGCAACACCCCCTCAATAAGCTTCTCATAGTACGGATCTTCCTTGTAACTGTCTCCTATCTCGGAGATCCACGCAGGTGTTACTGCAGTAATGGCTGAAAGTGTCCCCTCTCCCCACTCTTTTCTAGAGAGTGCATCTGCTGCCACATTCACCCTTCCTTTTCTATAGACTATAGTATAATCAAAGCCCATCAAGTTAAACATTCCCTTTTGTTGCATGGGTGTGTTGATCTTCTGCTCCAAGAGATGCTTGAGGCTCTCATGATCGGTTTTGATGATAAAATTCCTTGATAGCAAATAGTGTCTCCACTTTTGGGTGGCCATTAAAATCGctaaaaattctttttcataGGTAGACAACCCCATGTTTTTTCCCTTAATCGCTTTGCTCAAGTAAGCGATAGGCTTGGCCTCCTGTGTGAGTACAGCACCTATTCCGCTGCCACTAGCATCGACCTCGAGTACAAATGTTTTACAAAAATCAGGTAAAGCCAATACAGGCGCTTAGGACATTGCTATCTTTAATGCCTCAAAGGCCTGTTGGGCACTATCATTCCAACAGAACTGCTCTTTTCCCAACAACTCAGGTAATGGCTTGCTAATGGCCCCGTAACCCTTCACAAACTTTCTGTAATAGCCCGTTAAGCCTAAGAACCCCCTTAACTCCTTTACAGATTTGGGAATTTGCCAAGTAGTCATGGCCTCGATCTTAGTAGGATCCGTGGCCACCCCTTTTTCGGAGATGATATGGCCTAAATACTCCACTTCCCCTTGACCAAAAGTGCACTTACTCCTTTTGGCGTACAGTTTGTTCCTCCTGAGCTCTCCAAGCACTGTGTCCAGATGCTGAATATGTTCCTCCAGGCTTTTGCTAAATACCAGTATGTCATCAAAGAATACTAAAACAAACTTCCTTAGGTAGGAAGCAAAGACCGTATTCATGACCGATTGAAATGTGGCCGGGGCGTTGGTTAAGCCAAATGGCATCACTTtaaactcgtaatgtccatgATGTGTGTGAAAAGCGGTCTTGGGTATGTCGCTTTCGTGGACACGAATCTGGTGATACCCCGGCCTAAGGTCTAACTTGGAAAACAACTTAGATCCTCCCAGCTCGTCCAAAAGATTATCTATGATAGGTATGGGGAACTTGTCTTTTATAGTAAGTCTATTTAATTGGCGATAATCGATACACATTCTCTAAGTACCATCCTTCTTTTTGACTAATAATACCGGTGAGGCGAAGGGGCTGTTACTCGGCTGTATGATTGCAGTTTCCAGCATCTCTTTTATCTGTCTTTCAATTTCCCCCTTTTGCTCATATGCATGTCTATATCGTTTGATGTTAACCGGTGACGCTCCCGGTTGTAAGGGTATCTTGTGATCACTAGACCTTTGTGGGGGCAAGTCTTTGGGCTCCTCAAAGGCGTCAAAATATCGTTTCAGTACGTCCTTAAGCTCAGGTTTGTAAATCGGGTTCCACTTCAGGTACTGTTTCGTTACCAATTGGACTTAGTACACAACATTCCCCCAATTGCAACTCTTGGTACCACTGATCAACAGTAATCAGCTATAGTTTAGCTTGTTCCCCTATCTCTTTTAGGGCCAAAGACTGACCATCTTTAGTAACTGTGATGGAATTCTGTTGGAAGTCAAATGTGACCTTTCCATACTCTCTTAACCAATCAATGCCTAGCAGTACACTTGACCCCTCCAACCGGATGACTCGCAAATCAGCCTTAAACTCCTGCCCCTGCATGGTCCATGTGAACTCGGGGCATTGTAACTTGCTAAGCACCTTCTGACCATTTGCTATCGTAACGACCAAAGGAGCTGCAGTTACAAGTCGCGCCTTAATGTCTCGGGCAGTTTGGATATCGATAAAGCTGTGAGTGCTTCCTGTATCTATTAATATAGTCAGCGTCTTGCCCTTAGATTCCCCTGGCACCTTAATGGTGTCCTACAATTTTTCTCCACTGAGGGCATGTACTGACACACCCACTTCTCAAATGTCCCCATCCGACTCCTTTATGTCACCCCCTTCCTCTGTGTTTCCCAGTTCCTCTCGAATACAGGATTCATCGTAAACTTCCAGGAGGTCGTCATCCCCCTAGATGAGATTCAGGCCTTTACTGGAACACTGGTGCCCCGGTTGATACTTCTCCCCACATTTAAAGCATAGGC
It encodes the following:
- the LOC109715416 gene encoding uncharacterized protein LOC109715416, whose product is MNTVFASYLRKFVLVFFDDILVFSKSLEEHIQHLDTVLGELRRNKLYAKRSKCTFGQGEVEYLGHIISEKGVATDPTKIEAMTTWQIPKSVKELRGFLGLTGYYRKFVKGYGAISKPLPELLGKEQFCWNDSAQQAFEALKIAMS